A single genomic interval of Centropristis striata isolate RG_2023a ecotype Rhode Island chromosome 8, C.striata_1.0, whole genome shotgun sequence harbors:
- the cacng8b gene encoding voltage-dependent calcium channel gamma-4 subunit has translation MVCEKGIQILLTTVGAFAAFGLMTVAIGTDYWLYSRALICNSTANVTQDDPHNKDKKDPGALTHSGLWRICCLEGVKRGVCSQINHFPEDADFDHDGAEYVLRVVRASNIFPILSAILLLMGGMCIAASRFYKSKRNIILGAGILFVAAGLSNIIGVIVYISAALGDISPKKDEDKKWQYSYGWSFYFGGLSFIMAEMVGVLAVNIYIEKNKELRCRSRTDIFKSTTHAMLRLPSYRFRRRSRSSSRSTDPSRSRDPSPVGGGGGKNFGLPPSALLSQGPISVSTLPNPHSRSHTALAGGDISLYTLSRDPKLGGLPPMYGTVDRATLYQLHNCFPKDGGGGGVMMSGTLPSLKSHNPSNSSNSNAPMPNSVGSGPPPFTSSTVDRERGMGTLDRLKGDRESNSNTLNRKTTPV, from the exons ATGGTGTGTGAGAAGGGGATCCAGATCCTCCTCACCACCGTGGGGGCATTCGCTGCCTTCGGCCTGATGACGGTGGCAATAGGGACGGACTACTGGCTGTACTCCCGTGCCCTCATCTGCAACAGCACAGCCAACGTTACCCAGGATGACCCCCACAACAAGGACAAGAAGGATCCTGGGGCGCTCACCCactctggactgtggaggataTGCTGCCTGGAAG GAGTAAAGCGAGGAGTGTGTTCTCAGATCAACCACTTCCCAGAAGATGCAGACTTTGACCATGACGGGGCAGAGTACGTCCTAC GGGTAGTCAGGGCTTCCAACATCTTCCCCATCCTCAGTGCCATCCTGCTGCTGATGGGAGGCATGTGCATCGCTGCTAGTCGTTTCTATAAGAGCAAAAGGAACATCATCCTCGGGGCGGGAATCCTCTTTGTGGCTGCAG GTCTGAGTAATATAATTGGTGTGATCGTGTACATCTCGGCTGCACTGGGGGACATCTCTCCTAAGAAGGACGAGGATAAGAAGTGGCAGTACTCCTACGGTTGGTCCTTTTACTTTGGAGGCCTGTCCTTCATCATGGCCGAGATGGTGGGGGTGCTGGCTGTCAACATCTACATCGAGAAGAACAAGGAGCTGCGCTGCCGCTCTCGCACCGACATTTTCAAGAGCACCACGCACGCGATGCTCCGCCTGCCCAGCTACCGCTTCCGCCGCCGCTCCCGCTCTTCGTCCCGCTCCACCGACCCCTCCCGCTCCCGAGACCCCTCACCTgtaggaggaggtggaggcaaGAACTTCGGCCTGCCCCCGTCTGCGCTGCTTTCCCAGGGCCCCATCTCAGTATCCACTTTACCAAACCCCCACTCTCGCTCCCACACCGCCCTGGCAGGAGGCGACATCTCTCTCTACACGTTGTCCCGTGACCCCAAACTGGGGGGGTTACCGCCCATGTATGGAACGGTGGACAGGGCCACGCTCTACCAGCTCCACAACTGCTTCCCAAAggatggagggggagggggggtcatGATGAGTGGTACACTTCCCTCGCTTAAGTCCCACAACCCTTCCAATTCTTCCAACTCCAACGCGCCCATGCCCAACTCGGTGGGCTCGGGCCCTCCGCCCTTCACCTCGTCCACAGTAGACAGGGAGCGAGGGATGGGGACTCTGGACAGGCTGAAGGGAGACAGGGAGAGCAACTCTAACACCCTCAATAGGAAGACAACGCCTGTGTAG
- the cacng7b gene encoding voltage-dependent calcium channel gamma-7 subunit, whose amino-acid sequence MSSCSSRALTILSTVFGACGLLLVGVAVSTDYWLIMVEGIILQTNQSMEVKMALHSGLWRVCFVAGAENGRCVASEYFTEPDIEITTENTANILKMVRTATPFPMVSLLFVFTAFVISNIGHIRPQRTILAFVSGIFFILSGLSLVVGLVLYISSINDEVMNRPREPEQFFNYHYGWSFAFAASSFLLKEGAGVMSVYLFMKRYAEEEMYRPHPALYRPRLSESSDYSGQFLHPESSWPPPKRGRSTSEASSDISIQLNQAPPAPPKSSLGGQGSPPSGSSSAGSYQMPPQSAGYPTHTLTRSHASHPQGQALPMAMPPSPVPPPHYHTHMHMSASPC is encoded by the exons ATGAGTTCGTGCAGCAGCCGTGCGTTGACCATCCTGTCCACAGTGTTCGGAGCCTGCgggctgctgctggtggggGTGGCCGTGTCCACGGACTACTGGCTGATCATGGTGGAGGGCATCATCCTGCAGACCAACCAGAGCATGGAGGTGAAGATGGCGCTGCATTCAGGCCTCTGGAGAGTTTGCTTTGTGGCTG GAGCAGAAAACGGGAGATGTGTTGCGTCGGAGTACTTCACTGAACCCGATATAGAGATCACCACTGAAAACACTGCAAATATCCTCA AGATGGTGCGGACAGCCACGCCCTTCCCGATGGTGTCGCTGCTCTTCGTCTTCACCGCCTTCGTCATCAGCAACATCGGACACATCCGGCCTCAGCGCACCATCCTGGCCTTTGTGTCCGGCATCTTCTTCATCCTCTCAG GCCTCAGTCTGGTGGTGGGCCTGGTGCTCTACATCTCCAGTATTAATGATGAGGTGATGAACCGGCCCAGGGAGCCTGAGCAGTTCTTCAACTACCATTACGGCTGGTCCTTCGCTTTCGCTGCCTCTTCCTTCTTACTCAAAGAG GGGGCCGGGGTGATGTCAGTCTATCTGTTCATGAAGCGCTACGCCGAGGAGGAGATGTACCGCCCCCACCCCGCACTCTACCGCCCCCGCCTGTCCGAGAGCAGCGACTACAGCGGCCAGTTCCTCCACCCAGAGTCCTCCTGGCCTCCACCCAAGCGAGGACGCAGCACCTCCGAAGCCTCCAGTGACATCTCCATCCAGCTCAACCAGGCACCCCCAGCACCTCCCAAAAGCAGCCTCGGTGGCCAGGGCAGCCCGCCCTCTGGCTCTTCTTCTGCAGGGAGCTACCAGATGCCCCCGCAGTCCGCCGGCTaccccacacacactctcaccagGTCGCACGCCTCACATCCCCAAGGCCAAGCTCTTCCCATGGCCATGCCTCCATCGCCTGTACCTCCCCCTCactaccacacacacatgcacatgagcGCCTCCCCCTGTTAG